The following proteins are encoded in a genomic region of Trichoplusia ni isolate ovarian cell line Hi5 chromosome 18, tn1, whole genome shotgun sequence:
- the LOC113503202 gene encoding uncharacterized protein LOC113503202 isoform X2, which produces MSPRKEVKNLTPKRKIARNTKRTVVKEKRKLNMPANIKVSIPLKRAGVVPMPRIQRKVDKETQLLLANEVANSQLVPKTGKKKLISDFFQNRIVIENASTGPKANNPVETMSKSQTAKKTAPAKKTIASTQPTRRIVTRKRLADSTAENTAKAPKLEPGLDLQHKPKIKTEPKLIPADNDLEKESNPTIEPPKKRGRKPSIKPPQVTKEAPPKQIQRKPAVPRKRTIKGKQKNVVERDKSPSILDTIRKLPQKEADNIPGPVDSRKTSISSNSNFSWTKDISSSSNTTCITVDQNSFVRFDNKLPVIKLTNIDFELNKNKQGKTNVPETIVEDDSSDSSSSSSSDSSSSAASTHCESELNPSKQFNDLLEVKSLCLSVSSAPSTHTAPKNQSEDTRSSSYYKQNAENLLIAEKHYDKEIINWICSENEEISDDLTKFKDKIFNGLDSEFEIILLCQNLKKTLLNLSSSEEVNKTVSNSVPRLNSVEENVTEHYVNNDENLNPDSPTVETNKEVDPFVKPKPAVYKPLSSEGYVSYSSNKVTRTDSSDEDPPNNYMTDDHHDDDDALSLYAESMSGFESCRVNTSICPPDQPSSIRQMEEYVPKPINEESIYTEKHSYCPTKIRAGPETSTSKATVCEKQNADSTSIFKQSNSVCDTESSQDFTENPDIDTRVTPPEIVQEPRLMNSYFEMVPKTRSVVFNNICFYNLLNNCKKGRYGLCRFRHIVPTPEQVQAQLFVLDERMLMQEYLLIRNWPDIRRKFGMCYVEESAKRGLTRMLVEIAYDFIVKARNEFDMDIALRVNTIEATLLHLNSVDLSICEDLLKLPIPTDQGSRTLLCDVFMATMSITQNFSRFKSVFLNLTYFMVDNDRTLNKDVVEHILERISILPFEEAIARAVIQMMRLTKADIFENSVIRYFEKQISVNKDVFEEYSMVKNQCKFASMLASSMMAVGASPHAAEGASAAEPLRPAPSPDTNNLDIMNKSRDDLSRPIITRTIGMSPPVVFNRPQNDTSATNTQNSSASSENDVADNPNVATWRNRAIFPHIRAQYFSPSRPPPIIPRPHVRPPQRRMPFISRKVVYRNPGSFMLRPPAPKY; this is translated from the exons atgtctcCAAGGAAAGAAGTAAAAAATTTGACACCAAAAAGAAAGATTGCAAGAAATACAAAACGGACTGTGGTTAAagaaaaacgtaaattaaacaTGCCTGCTAACATCAAAGTTAGCATACCACTGAAAAGAGCCG GAGTTGTACCAATGCCACGGATACAGCGAAAAGTAGACAAAGAAACACAGTTGCTACTAGCAAATGAAG ttgctAACTCACAGCTGGTTCCAAAAACGGGAAAAAAGAAACTGAtatcagatttttttcaaaatcgtaTTGTTATTGAAAATGCTAGTACAG GTCCCAAAGCTAATAATCCAGTAGAAACTATGTCAAAATCGCaaactgcaaaaaaaacagCTCCTGCAAAGAAAACTATTGCAAGTACACAGCCAACAAGGAGAATag TAACAAGAAAAAGATTAGCTGATTCAACAGCAGAAAACACTGCCAAAGCACCTAAACTCGAGCCAGGCCTAGACTTACAacataaacctaaaataaaaacagaaccgAAGTTAATTCCCGCCGACAATGACCTAGAGAAAGAATCTAATCCTACTATAGAACCACCCAAGAAAAGAGGACGGAAACCGTCTATTAAGCCTCCTCAAGTAACTAAGGAGGCCCCACCAAAGCAGATTCAACGGAAACCTGCAGTACCCAGAAAAAGAACAATTAAAGGTAAGCAAAAAAATGTCGTGGAACGTGACAAGTCTCCATCAATACTTGACACCATCCGAAAACTTCCTCAAAAAGAAGCGGATAACATCCCGGGACCAGTAGACTCCCGGAAAACCTCAATTAGCAGTAACTCAAATTTTTCGTGGACCAAAGATATATCTAGTTCAAGTAACACCACTTGCATCACAGTAGATCAAAACAGCTTCGTACGTTTTGACAATAAACTGCCCGTCATTAAATTGACTAACATCgattttgaactaaacaaaaataaacaaggtAAGACTAATGTACCAGAAACAATAGTTGAAGATGACTCATCTGACTCGTCTTCATCTTCAAGTAGTGACAGCAGCAGTAGCGCTGCCTCCACACACTGTGAAAGTGAGCTAAACCCTTCAAAACAGTTCAATGATTTGTTAGAAGTCAAATCCCTCTGCCTAAGTGTTTCGTCTGCACCTAGTACACACACCGCACCAAAAAATCAAAGTGAAGATACTAGATCAAGTTCATATTACAAACAGAATGCAGAAAATCTTCTGATAGCAGAGAAACACtatgataaagaaataataaattggatCTGCTcagaaaatgaagaaataagCGACGATCTCACTAaattcaaagataaaattttcaatggGCTAGATAGTGAATTCGAGATTATTTTGCTCTGCCAgaacctaaaaaaaactttattaaatctTAGTTCAAGTGAAGAGGTTAATAAAACAGTTAGTAACTCGGTTCCCCGGTTAAACTCCGTTGAAGAAAATGTCACTGAACACTAtgtaaataatgatgaaaatcTTAACCCAGACAGTCCTACTGTAGAAACTAATAAAGAAGTCGATCCATTTGTGAAACCAAAGCCGGCTGTCTATAAGCCGTTAAGTAGTGAGGGATACGTTTCATACTCTAGTAATAAAGTAACGCGCACCGACAGTTCAGATGAGGATCCGCCTAACAACTATATGACGGATGATCATCATGACGACGATGATGCGCTATCGCTTTACGCAGAGAGCATGAGCGGGTTCGAGTCATGCAGAGTCAACACTTCCATCTGCCCGCCAGACCAGCCTTCCAGTATCAGGCAAATGGAAGAATACGTTCCTAAACCAATCAATGAAGAATCAATCTACACGGAAAAGCACTCGTACTGTCCAACAAAAATCAGAGCTGGGCCCGAAACCAGTACTTCTAAAGCTACTGTTTGCGAAAAACAAAATGCTGACTCTACATCCATATTCAAACAGAGCAACAGTGTGTGTGACACAGAAAGTTCTCAGGACTTCACTGAAAATCCAGACATAGACACTAGAGTCACTCCTCCTGAAATAGTGCAGGAGCCGCGGCTAATGAACTCGTATTTCGAAATGGTACCTAAAACAAGAAGTGTAGTCTTTAACAACatatgtttttacaatttattaaacaattgcAAGAAAGGTCGATATGGACTGTGTCGTTTTAGGCATATCGTGCCGACCCCTGAACAAGTTCAAGCTCAGCTTTTTGTACTAGATGAAAGGATGCTCATGCAAGAATATTTACTTATCAGGAACTGGCCAGATATAAGACGCAAATTTGGCATGTGCTATGTCGAGGAGAGCGCTAAGCGGGGACTCACGAGGATGCTCGTGGAGATTGCTTACGATTTCATTGTGAAAGCTCGAAATGAGTTCGATATGGATATAGCTTTGAGAGTGAACACAATCGAAGCCACTTTGTTGCATTTGAATAGCGTCGACCTGAGCATCTGTGAAGATCTACTAAAACTGCCCATTCCGACCGACCAGGGCAGCAGGACGTTGTTGTGTGACGTGTTCATGGCGACCATGTCTATCACCCAAAACTTTTCTAGATTCAAATCTGTGTTTCTCAATCTCACTTATTTCATGGTCGATAACGACCGGACTCTGAACAAAGATGTGGTTGAGCACATCTTGGAGAGGATTAGTATTTTACCTTTCGAGGAGGCAATAGCTAGGGCTGTTATACAGATGATGAGGTTGACCAAAGCGGATATATTTGAGAACTCAGTGATTAGGTATTTTGAGAAGCAAATATCTGTGAATAAGGATGTGTTTGAAGAGTATTCGATGGTGAAGAATCAGTGTAAGTTCGCGTCGATGCTGGCGTCGTCCATGATGGCGGTGGGCGCCTCCCCACACGCGGCCGAGGGCGCGTCCGCCGCCGAGCCGCTGCGCCCCGCGCCCTCGCCCGACACCAACAACCTCGACATCATG AACAAATCACGGGATGACCTTTCGCGGCCAATTATCACCAGGACAATAGGCATGAGCCCGCCAGTTGTTTTCAATCGACCGCAAAACGATACCAGTGCGACTAACACACAAAACAGTTCTGCGTCCTCTGAAAACGACGTAGCGGACAACCCCAACGTGGCGACATGGCGCAACAGGGCCATCTTCCCCCACATACGGGCCCAGTATTTCTCCCCCTCGAGACCCCCGCCTATAATACCCAGACCCCACGTAAGACCACCGCAGAGAAGAATGCCATTCATCAGTCGAAAGGTGGTGTACAGGAATCCTGGT agTTTCATGTTGCGGCCGCCTGCTCCCAAATATTGA
- the LOC113503202 gene encoding uncharacterized protein LOC113503202 isoform X1 has translation MSPRKEVKNLTPKRKIARNTKRTVVKEKRKLNMPANIKVSIPLKRAGVVPMPRIQRKVDKETQLLLANEVANSQLVPKTGKKKLISDFFQNRIVIENASTVSGPKANNPVETMSKSQTAKKTAPAKKTIASTQPTRRIVTRKRLADSTAENTAKAPKLEPGLDLQHKPKIKTEPKLIPADNDLEKESNPTIEPPKKRGRKPSIKPPQVTKEAPPKQIQRKPAVPRKRTIKGKQKNVVERDKSPSILDTIRKLPQKEADNIPGPVDSRKTSISSNSNFSWTKDISSSSNTTCITVDQNSFVRFDNKLPVIKLTNIDFELNKNKQGKTNVPETIVEDDSSDSSSSSSSDSSSSAASTHCESELNPSKQFNDLLEVKSLCLSVSSAPSTHTAPKNQSEDTRSSSYYKQNAENLLIAEKHYDKEIINWICSENEEISDDLTKFKDKIFNGLDSEFEIILLCQNLKKTLLNLSSSEEVNKTVSNSVPRLNSVEENVTEHYVNNDENLNPDSPTVETNKEVDPFVKPKPAVYKPLSSEGYVSYSSNKVTRTDSSDEDPPNNYMTDDHHDDDDALSLYAESMSGFESCRVNTSICPPDQPSSIRQMEEYVPKPINEESIYTEKHSYCPTKIRAGPETSTSKATVCEKQNADSTSIFKQSNSVCDTESSQDFTENPDIDTRVTPPEIVQEPRLMNSYFEMVPKTRSVVFNNICFYNLLNNCKKGRYGLCRFRHIVPTPEQVQAQLFVLDERMLMQEYLLIRNWPDIRRKFGMCYVEESAKRGLTRMLVEIAYDFIVKARNEFDMDIALRVNTIEATLLHLNSVDLSICEDLLKLPIPTDQGSRTLLCDVFMATMSITQNFSRFKSVFLNLTYFMVDNDRTLNKDVVEHILERISILPFEEAIARAVIQMMRLTKADIFENSVIRYFEKQISVNKDVFEEYSMVKNQCKFASMLASSMMAVGASPHAAEGASAAEPLRPAPSPDTNNLDIMNKSRDDLSRPIITRTIGMSPPVVFNRPQNDTSATNTQNSSASSENDVADNPNVATWRNRAIFPHIRAQYFSPSRPPPIIPRPHVRPPQRRMPFISRKVVYRNPGSFMLRPPAPKY, from the exons atgtctcCAAGGAAAGAAGTAAAAAATTTGACACCAAAAAGAAAGATTGCAAGAAATACAAAACGGACTGTGGTTAAagaaaaacgtaaattaaacaTGCCTGCTAACATCAAAGTTAGCATACCACTGAAAAGAGCCG GAGTTGTACCAATGCCACGGATACAGCGAAAAGTAGACAAAGAAACACAGTTGCTACTAGCAAATGAAG ttgctAACTCACAGCTGGTTCCAAAAACGGGAAAAAAGAAACTGAtatcagatttttttcaaaatcgtaTTGTTATTGAAAATGCTAGTACAG tttcagGTCCCAAAGCTAATAATCCAGTAGAAACTATGTCAAAATCGCaaactgcaaaaaaaacagCTCCTGCAAAGAAAACTATTGCAAGTACACAGCCAACAAGGAGAATag TAACAAGAAAAAGATTAGCTGATTCAACAGCAGAAAACACTGCCAAAGCACCTAAACTCGAGCCAGGCCTAGACTTACAacataaacctaaaataaaaacagaaccgAAGTTAATTCCCGCCGACAATGACCTAGAGAAAGAATCTAATCCTACTATAGAACCACCCAAGAAAAGAGGACGGAAACCGTCTATTAAGCCTCCTCAAGTAACTAAGGAGGCCCCACCAAAGCAGATTCAACGGAAACCTGCAGTACCCAGAAAAAGAACAATTAAAGGTAAGCAAAAAAATGTCGTGGAACGTGACAAGTCTCCATCAATACTTGACACCATCCGAAAACTTCCTCAAAAAGAAGCGGATAACATCCCGGGACCAGTAGACTCCCGGAAAACCTCAATTAGCAGTAACTCAAATTTTTCGTGGACCAAAGATATATCTAGTTCAAGTAACACCACTTGCATCACAGTAGATCAAAACAGCTTCGTACGTTTTGACAATAAACTGCCCGTCATTAAATTGACTAACATCgattttgaactaaacaaaaataaacaaggtAAGACTAATGTACCAGAAACAATAGTTGAAGATGACTCATCTGACTCGTCTTCATCTTCAAGTAGTGACAGCAGCAGTAGCGCTGCCTCCACACACTGTGAAAGTGAGCTAAACCCTTCAAAACAGTTCAATGATTTGTTAGAAGTCAAATCCCTCTGCCTAAGTGTTTCGTCTGCACCTAGTACACACACCGCACCAAAAAATCAAAGTGAAGATACTAGATCAAGTTCATATTACAAACAGAATGCAGAAAATCTTCTGATAGCAGAGAAACACtatgataaagaaataataaattggatCTGCTcagaaaatgaagaaataagCGACGATCTCACTAaattcaaagataaaattttcaatggGCTAGATAGTGAATTCGAGATTATTTTGCTCTGCCAgaacctaaaaaaaactttattaaatctTAGTTCAAGTGAAGAGGTTAATAAAACAGTTAGTAACTCGGTTCCCCGGTTAAACTCCGTTGAAGAAAATGTCACTGAACACTAtgtaaataatgatgaaaatcTTAACCCAGACAGTCCTACTGTAGAAACTAATAAAGAAGTCGATCCATTTGTGAAACCAAAGCCGGCTGTCTATAAGCCGTTAAGTAGTGAGGGATACGTTTCATACTCTAGTAATAAAGTAACGCGCACCGACAGTTCAGATGAGGATCCGCCTAACAACTATATGACGGATGATCATCATGACGACGATGATGCGCTATCGCTTTACGCAGAGAGCATGAGCGGGTTCGAGTCATGCAGAGTCAACACTTCCATCTGCCCGCCAGACCAGCCTTCCAGTATCAGGCAAATGGAAGAATACGTTCCTAAACCAATCAATGAAGAATCAATCTACACGGAAAAGCACTCGTACTGTCCAACAAAAATCAGAGCTGGGCCCGAAACCAGTACTTCTAAAGCTACTGTTTGCGAAAAACAAAATGCTGACTCTACATCCATATTCAAACAGAGCAACAGTGTGTGTGACACAGAAAGTTCTCAGGACTTCACTGAAAATCCAGACATAGACACTAGAGTCACTCCTCCTGAAATAGTGCAGGAGCCGCGGCTAATGAACTCGTATTTCGAAATGGTACCTAAAACAAGAAGTGTAGTCTTTAACAACatatgtttttacaatttattaaacaattgcAAGAAAGGTCGATATGGACTGTGTCGTTTTAGGCATATCGTGCCGACCCCTGAACAAGTTCAAGCTCAGCTTTTTGTACTAGATGAAAGGATGCTCATGCAAGAATATTTACTTATCAGGAACTGGCCAGATATAAGACGCAAATTTGGCATGTGCTATGTCGAGGAGAGCGCTAAGCGGGGACTCACGAGGATGCTCGTGGAGATTGCTTACGATTTCATTGTGAAAGCTCGAAATGAGTTCGATATGGATATAGCTTTGAGAGTGAACACAATCGAAGCCACTTTGTTGCATTTGAATAGCGTCGACCTGAGCATCTGTGAAGATCTACTAAAACTGCCCATTCCGACCGACCAGGGCAGCAGGACGTTGTTGTGTGACGTGTTCATGGCGACCATGTCTATCACCCAAAACTTTTCTAGATTCAAATCTGTGTTTCTCAATCTCACTTATTTCATGGTCGATAACGACCGGACTCTGAACAAAGATGTGGTTGAGCACATCTTGGAGAGGATTAGTATTTTACCTTTCGAGGAGGCAATAGCTAGGGCTGTTATACAGATGATGAGGTTGACCAAAGCGGATATATTTGAGAACTCAGTGATTAGGTATTTTGAGAAGCAAATATCTGTGAATAAGGATGTGTTTGAAGAGTATTCGATGGTGAAGAATCAGTGTAAGTTCGCGTCGATGCTGGCGTCGTCCATGATGGCGGTGGGCGCCTCCCCACACGCGGCCGAGGGCGCGTCCGCCGCCGAGCCGCTGCGCCCCGCGCCCTCGCCCGACACCAACAACCTCGACATCATG AACAAATCACGGGATGACCTTTCGCGGCCAATTATCACCAGGACAATAGGCATGAGCCCGCCAGTTGTTTTCAATCGACCGCAAAACGATACCAGTGCGACTAACACACAAAACAGTTCTGCGTCCTCTGAAAACGACGTAGCGGACAACCCCAACGTGGCGACATGGCGCAACAGGGCCATCTTCCCCCACATACGGGCCCAGTATTTCTCCCCCTCGAGACCCCCGCCTATAATACCCAGACCCCACGTAAGACCACCGCAGAGAAGAATGCCATTCATCAGTCGAAAGGTGGTGTACAGGAATCCTGGT agTTTCATGTTGCGGCCGCCTGCTCCCAAATATTGA
- the LOC113503202 gene encoding uncharacterized protein LOC113503202 isoform X3, protein MPRIQRKVDKETQLLLANEVANSQLVPKTGKKKLISDFFQNRIVIENASTVSGPKANNPVETMSKSQTAKKTAPAKKTIASTQPTRRIVTRKRLADSTAENTAKAPKLEPGLDLQHKPKIKTEPKLIPADNDLEKESNPTIEPPKKRGRKPSIKPPQVTKEAPPKQIQRKPAVPRKRTIKGKQKNVVERDKSPSILDTIRKLPQKEADNIPGPVDSRKTSISSNSNFSWTKDISSSSNTTCITVDQNSFVRFDNKLPVIKLTNIDFELNKNKQGKTNVPETIVEDDSSDSSSSSSSDSSSSAASTHCESELNPSKQFNDLLEVKSLCLSVSSAPSTHTAPKNQSEDTRSSSYYKQNAENLLIAEKHYDKEIINWICSENEEISDDLTKFKDKIFNGLDSEFEIILLCQNLKKTLLNLSSSEEVNKTVSNSVPRLNSVEENVTEHYVNNDENLNPDSPTVETNKEVDPFVKPKPAVYKPLSSEGYVSYSSNKVTRTDSSDEDPPNNYMTDDHHDDDDALSLYAESMSGFESCRVNTSICPPDQPSSIRQMEEYVPKPINEESIYTEKHSYCPTKIRAGPETSTSKATVCEKQNADSTSIFKQSNSVCDTESSQDFTENPDIDTRVTPPEIVQEPRLMNSYFEMVPKTRSVVFNNICFYNLLNNCKKGRYGLCRFRHIVPTPEQVQAQLFVLDERMLMQEYLLIRNWPDIRRKFGMCYVEESAKRGLTRMLVEIAYDFIVKARNEFDMDIALRVNTIEATLLHLNSVDLSICEDLLKLPIPTDQGSRTLLCDVFMATMSITQNFSRFKSVFLNLTYFMVDNDRTLNKDVVEHILERISILPFEEAIARAVIQMMRLTKADIFENSVIRYFEKQISVNKDVFEEYSMVKNQCKFASMLASSMMAVGASPHAAEGASAAEPLRPAPSPDTNNLDIMNKSRDDLSRPIITRTIGMSPPVVFNRPQNDTSATNTQNSSASSENDVADNPNVATWRNRAIFPHIRAQYFSPSRPPPIIPRPHVRPPQRRMPFISRKVVYRNPGSFMLRPPAPKY, encoded by the exons ATGCCACGGATACAGCGAAAAGTAGACAAAGAAACACAGTTGCTACTAGCAAATGAAG ttgctAACTCACAGCTGGTTCCAAAAACGGGAAAAAAGAAACTGAtatcagatttttttcaaaatcgtaTTGTTATTGAAAATGCTAGTACAG tttcagGTCCCAAAGCTAATAATCCAGTAGAAACTATGTCAAAATCGCaaactgcaaaaaaaacagCTCCTGCAAAGAAAACTATTGCAAGTACACAGCCAACAAGGAGAATag TAACAAGAAAAAGATTAGCTGATTCAACAGCAGAAAACACTGCCAAAGCACCTAAACTCGAGCCAGGCCTAGACTTACAacataaacctaaaataaaaacagaaccgAAGTTAATTCCCGCCGACAATGACCTAGAGAAAGAATCTAATCCTACTATAGAACCACCCAAGAAAAGAGGACGGAAACCGTCTATTAAGCCTCCTCAAGTAACTAAGGAGGCCCCACCAAAGCAGATTCAACGGAAACCTGCAGTACCCAGAAAAAGAACAATTAAAGGTAAGCAAAAAAATGTCGTGGAACGTGACAAGTCTCCATCAATACTTGACACCATCCGAAAACTTCCTCAAAAAGAAGCGGATAACATCCCGGGACCAGTAGACTCCCGGAAAACCTCAATTAGCAGTAACTCAAATTTTTCGTGGACCAAAGATATATCTAGTTCAAGTAACACCACTTGCATCACAGTAGATCAAAACAGCTTCGTACGTTTTGACAATAAACTGCCCGTCATTAAATTGACTAACATCgattttgaactaaacaaaaataaacaaggtAAGACTAATGTACCAGAAACAATAGTTGAAGATGACTCATCTGACTCGTCTTCATCTTCAAGTAGTGACAGCAGCAGTAGCGCTGCCTCCACACACTGTGAAAGTGAGCTAAACCCTTCAAAACAGTTCAATGATTTGTTAGAAGTCAAATCCCTCTGCCTAAGTGTTTCGTCTGCACCTAGTACACACACCGCACCAAAAAATCAAAGTGAAGATACTAGATCAAGTTCATATTACAAACAGAATGCAGAAAATCTTCTGATAGCAGAGAAACACtatgataaagaaataataaattggatCTGCTcagaaaatgaagaaataagCGACGATCTCACTAaattcaaagataaaattttcaatggGCTAGATAGTGAATTCGAGATTATTTTGCTCTGCCAgaacctaaaaaaaactttattaaatctTAGTTCAAGTGAAGAGGTTAATAAAACAGTTAGTAACTCGGTTCCCCGGTTAAACTCCGTTGAAGAAAATGTCACTGAACACTAtgtaaataatgatgaaaatcTTAACCCAGACAGTCCTACTGTAGAAACTAATAAAGAAGTCGATCCATTTGTGAAACCAAAGCCGGCTGTCTATAAGCCGTTAAGTAGTGAGGGATACGTTTCATACTCTAGTAATAAAGTAACGCGCACCGACAGTTCAGATGAGGATCCGCCTAACAACTATATGACGGATGATCATCATGACGACGATGATGCGCTATCGCTTTACGCAGAGAGCATGAGCGGGTTCGAGTCATGCAGAGTCAACACTTCCATCTGCCCGCCAGACCAGCCTTCCAGTATCAGGCAAATGGAAGAATACGTTCCTAAACCAATCAATGAAGAATCAATCTACACGGAAAAGCACTCGTACTGTCCAACAAAAATCAGAGCTGGGCCCGAAACCAGTACTTCTAAAGCTACTGTTTGCGAAAAACAAAATGCTGACTCTACATCCATATTCAAACAGAGCAACAGTGTGTGTGACACAGAAAGTTCTCAGGACTTCACTGAAAATCCAGACATAGACACTAGAGTCACTCCTCCTGAAATAGTGCAGGAGCCGCGGCTAATGAACTCGTATTTCGAAATGGTACCTAAAACAAGAAGTGTAGTCTTTAACAACatatgtttttacaatttattaaacaattgcAAGAAAGGTCGATATGGACTGTGTCGTTTTAGGCATATCGTGCCGACCCCTGAACAAGTTCAAGCTCAGCTTTTTGTACTAGATGAAAGGATGCTCATGCAAGAATATTTACTTATCAGGAACTGGCCAGATATAAGACGCAAATTTGGCATGTGCTATGTCGAGGAGAGCGCTAAGCGGGGACTCACGAGGATGCTCGTGGAGATTGCTTACGATTTCATTGTGAAAGCTCGAAATGAGTTCGATATGGATATAGCTTTGAGAGTGAACACAATCGAAGCCACTTTGTTGCATTTGAATAGCGTCGACCTGAGCATCTGTGAAGATCTACTAAAACTGCCCATTCCGACCGACCAGGGCAGCAGGACGTTGTTGTGTGACGTGTTCATGGCGACCATGTCTATCACCCAAAACTTTTCTAGATTCAAATCTGTGTTTCTCAATCTCACTTATTTCATGGTCGATAACGACCGGACTCTGAACAAAGATGTGGTTGAGCACATCTTGGAGAGGATTAGTATTTTACCTTTCGAGGAGGCAATAGCTAGGGCTGTTATACAGATGATGAGGTTGACCAAAGCGGATATATTTGAGAACTCAGTGATTAGGTATTTTGAGAAGCAAATATCTGTGAATAAGGATGTGTTTGAAGAGTATTCGATGGTGAAGAATCAGTGTAAGTTCGCGTCGATGCTGGCGTCGTCCATGATGGCGGTGGGCGCCTCCCCACACGCGGCCGAGGGCGCGTCCGCCGCCGAGCCGCTGCGCCCCGCGCCCTCGCCCGACACCAACAACCTCGACATCATG AACAAATCACGGGATGACCTTTCGCGGCCAATTATCACCAGGACAATAGGCATGAGCCCGCCAGTTGTTTTCAATCGACCGCAAAACGATACCAGTGCGACTAACACACAAAACAGTTCTGCGTCCTCTGAAAACGACGTAGCGGACAACCCCAACGTGGCGACATGGCGCAACAGGGCCATCTTCCCCCACATACGGGCCCAGTATTTCTCCCCCTCGAGACCCCCGCCTATAATACCCAGACCCCACGTAAGACCACCGCAGAGAAGAATGCCATTCATCAGTCGAAAGGTGGTGTACAGGAATCCTGGT agTTTCATGTTGCGGCCGCCTGCTCCCAAATATTGA
- the LOC113503204 gene encoding phosphoglycerate mutase 2-like, with product MPGKYKIVMIRHGESEWNQKNLFCGWYDANLSEKGLQEAEAAGKALKAEGYEFDVAHTSVLKRAQITLNTVLAQLGKTDLPVEKTWRLNERHYGGLTGLNKAETAAKYGEAQVQIWRRSFDVPPPPMEKDHPYYDTIMNDPRYAGDPKPEEFPMFESLKLTIERTLPYWNNVIVPQIKAGKRILIAAHGNSLRGIVKHLDGLSEAAIMELNLPTGIPFVYELDEDLKPVDSMVFLGDEETVKKAMEAVANQGKAK from the exons ATGCCTGGGAAATACAAAATTGTGATGATTCGTCATGGTGAGAGTGAATGGAACCAGAAAAACCTTTTCTGCGGATGGTACGATGCAAACCTTAGCGAGAAAG gCTTGCAAGAAGCTGAGGCCGCAGGCAAGGCTTTAAAAGCCGAAGGTTACGAGTTCGACGTCGCCCACACATCAGTTTTGAAACGCGCTCAAATAACACTGAACACAGTTCTTGCACAGCTTGGTAAAACCGATTTACCTGTTGAAAAGACTTGGCGCTTGAATGAGAGACATTATGGTGGCCTCACTGGTCTGAACAAGGCCGAGACAGCTGCCAAGTATGGTGAAGCTCAG GTACAAATCTGGCGCCGCAGCTTCGACGTCCCCCCTCCACCAATGGAGAAGGACCACCCCTACTACGACACGATCATGAACGACCCCCGCTACGCCGGCGACCCGAAGCCCGAGGAATTCCCCATGTTCGAGAGCTTGAAGCTCACGATCGAGAGGACCCTGCCCTACTGGAACAATGTTATTGTTCCCCAG ATCAAAGCCGGCAAGAGGATTCTCATCGCGGCCCACGGCAACAGTCTTAGGGGCATCGTTAAGCATTTAGAtg GTCTGAGCGAGGCAGCCATTATGGAGCTGAACCTCCCGACCGGCATTCCTTTCGTCTACGAGTTAGATGAGGACCTGAAGCCCGTCGACTCCATGGTCTTCCTCGGCGATGAGGAAACCGTCAAGAAGGCCATGGAAGCCGTAGCCAACCAGGGCAAGGCCAAGTAA